One genomic segment of Desulforamulus reducens MI-1 includes these proteins:
- a CDS encoding FAD-dependent oxidoreductase: MGNIQTDKKITGAVMVVGGGISGMQSSLDLAESGFKVYLIDEKPAIGGTMARLDKTFPTNDCAMCIMSPKLVDTGRHKNIEIITGAKIKDVDGEPGNFKVKIHQKARYIDIAKCTGCGDCARACPVELPNEFNGNIDTRKATYKLYAQATPNAFAIEKKGVAPCKAACPAGVNVQGYVQLVKSGKPVDAWKMIYKEMPFPAVLGRICAHPCQTACNRAKIDDAVQIKNLKRFAADVAYANLDKLPLPEKAEQREEKVAVIGAGPAGLSCAHFLALKGYQVTVFEALPITGGMMRVGIPEYRLPKKWVDLEVDLVKRLGVEIKLNTALGKDITIDELFKQGYKSIFLGVGAQKGLQLNVPGSDSDGVYTAVEMLRQVGLGEKVRVGKKVAIIGGGNVAMDAARVSRRLGAEVHVLCLESEGQLPADIEEIHEAIEEGISFHYAQSVQKIKNKNGKVSGLVTANVTSLFDTEGRFAPQCGDKVIHWDGFDGVVIAIGQTADLSFAGDKPLVNERGNRLVADPDTLATQVEGVFAGGDAFTGPRLLIDAVGAGKRAAESIHRYIQGEDLKAGRAFKIPQEEISPLRQKPNEIPVETALAQGYAAADVRASNFEEVALGYNEEQAKAEAERCLNCAVCSECMQCVEACLPKAINHDMQDQELEIEVGALVLNPGFKPYDPTDLRLYGYGKYPNVVTSIQFERILSASGPFAGHMVRPSDHKEPTKIAWIQCVGSRNERIGNGFCSSVCCMYAIKQAMIAKEHSHDPLDTTLFYMDMRTPGKDFERYQNRAKEEHGINFVRSRIYEISPANDESDDLIIRYADEDGSIHYETFDMVVLSIGLAPPAGAKDLGHAAKLELDQYGFCRSKEFTPGCSSRPGIFVSGAFGEPKDIPETVVDASAAAAMASRLLAPARGTLTTKQEFPPEKDVVNKAPRVGVFVCNCGINIGAVVKVSEVAEFAKTLPGVVHTEEFLFTCSADNIIKIKERIGEHDLNRVVVASCTPRTHAPLFQSSMKEAGLNPYLYEHANIREQSSWVHRDRPQDATEKAKDLVKMAVAKVRLLKPVQTAFIDVNQRTLVVGGGVAGMTNALSLAEQGYPVTLVEKTDVLGGHARELRYSLTGEDIPAFIAKLKSDVEANLLINIELNAEVDEVSGYLGNYVTTLLKNDGTRIEVKHGAVIVATGADAMAPTEYLYGSSPAVLTQTKLEQKLAETGLGEAKTVVMINCVGSREPERPYCSRVCCTHAIKNALKIKEINPDANVIILYRDIRTYGFKEEFYTEARRKGVIFIRYNVDDKPEVRASGDKVLVTVTDHVLQQKIKIEADILALANGIQPRPDIDRLSQLFKVPLNADGFYLEAHMKLRPVDFAADGLYLCGTAHGPKNINETISQANAASIRAVTLLSKGRLESLGITAEVDTELCKGCGICVSACVYGARVLDERKGIALVREVLCQGCGACVAACPSGATQQKGFEKQQLLAMMDAALG; encoded by the coding sequence ATGGGCAACATCCAAACCGATAAAAAGATAACGGGTGCGGTTATGGTTGTGGGTGGCGGTATCTCCGGTATGCAGTCGTCCCTGGACCTGGCTGAGTCCGGCTTTAAGGTTTATCTAATCGATGAAAAGCCAGCCATTGGGGGTACAATGGCACGTCTTGATAAGACATTCCCCACAAATGACTGTGCTATGTGTATTATGTCGCCCAAATTGGTGGATACAGGACGACATAAGAATATAGAAATTATTACTGGAGCGAAAATTAAGGACGTAGACGGAGAACCGGGTAATTTTAAGGTAAAGATACATCAGAAGGCCCGGTATATTGATATTGCCAAGTGTACCGGATGTGGTGACTGTGCAAGGGCATGTCCAGTTGAGTTGCCGAATGAGTTTAATGGAAACATAGATACCCGCAAGGCAACCTATAAATTATATGCTCAAGCAACACCCAATGCCTTTGCCATTGAAAAGAAAGGGGTTGCCCCCTGTAAAGCTGCCTGTCCTGCGGGGGTCAATGTTCAGGGCTATGTACAACTGGTCAAGTCTGGCAAGCCTGTGGATGCCTGGAAAATGATTTATAAAGAAATGCCCTTCCCAGCCGTTCTAGGCAGAATTTGTGCACATCCCTGCCAAACTGCTTGCAATCGCGCGAAAATTGATGATGCTGTGCAAATTAAAAATTTAAAACGTTTTGCTGCAGATGTGGCCTATGCCAATCTGGACAAACTCCCCTTACCGGAAAAGGCGGAACAAAGGGAAGAAAAAGTTGCTGTCATCGGTGCTGGTCCGGCAGGTCTTTCCTGTGCCCATTTTCTTGCTCTAAAGGGCTATCAGGTTACGGTATTTGAGGCTTTACCGATTACTGGTGGAATGATGCGGGTGGGTATTCCAGAATATCGCTTACCAAAGAAATGGGTAGATTTAGAAGTAGATCTGGTTAAAAGATTGGGCGTAGAAATTAAACTAAATACTGCACTGGGTAAGGATATCACCATTGATGAGCTCTTTAAGCAGGGTTATAAATCCATCTTCTTGGGAGTTGGTGCCCAAAAGGGTCTGCAACTTAATGTTCCTGGCAGTGACTCAGACGGTGTATACACCGCTGTGGAAATGCTTCGTCAAGTGGGCTTGGGAGAAAAGGTCCGGGTAGGGAAAAAAGTAGCCATTATCGGTGGCGGGAACGTAGCCATGGATGCTGCCCGAGTATCCCGACGCCTGGGAGCGGAAGTACATGTACTCTGCCTGGAATCCGAGGGGCAGTTACCTGCAGACATAGAAGAAATCCACGAGGCAATTGAAGAGGGGATCTCCTTCCACTATGCCCAGAGTGTTCAAAAAATCAAAAATAAGAATGGTAAGGTAAGTGGTTTGGTTACGGCCAATGTAACCAGCCTTTTTGATACAGAAGGACGTTTTGCTCCCCAGTGCGGCGATAAAGTTATTCACTGGGATGGTTTTGATGGTGTAGTTATTGCCATTGGTCAAACAGCAGATTTGTCCTTTGCCGGTGACAAACCACTGGTCAATGAACGGGGGAATCGACTGGTGGCCGATCCAGATACACTGGCTACCCAGGTAGAGGGTGTATTTGCCGGTGGGGATGCATTTACAGGTCCCCGGCTGTTAATTGATGCAGTTGGCGCAGGAAAACGAGCAGCCGAAAGTATTCATCGTTACATACAAGGAGAAGATTTGAAAGCTGGCCGTGCCTTTAAGATACCCCAGGAGGAAATCTCTCCCCTGCGCCAAAAACCAAACGAAATACCTGTGGAGACAGCTTTAGCCCAAGGTTATGCAGCGGCAGATGTTAGGGCCAGTAACTTTGAAGAGGTAGCTTTAGGTTATAACGAAGAGCAGGCCAAAGCCGAGGCGGAACGATGCTTGAACTGTGCTGTTTGCTCTGAATGTATGCAGTGTGTGGAAGCCTGCTTGCCTAAGGCCATTAATCACGATATGCAAGACCAGGAGTTGGAGATTGAAGTTGGCGCTTTGGTGTTGAATCCCGGCTTTAAACCCTACGATCCCACTGATTTAAGATTATATGGTTATGGGAAATATCCCAATGTTGTAACCAGCATCCAATTTGAACGGATATTATCAGCCAGTGGACCCTTTGCTGGCCACATGGTTCGTCCATCAGATCATAAGGAACCCACAAAGATTGCCTGGATCCAGTGTGTGGGGTCCCGTAACGAAAGAATTGGCAATGGTTTTTGTTCATCTGTATGCTGTATGTATGCTATTAAGCAGGCAATGATAGCGAAGGAACACAGCCATGATCCCCTGGATACAACTCTATTTTATATGGATATGCGTACGCCGGGTAAAGATTTTGAACGTTATCAGAACCGGGCCAAAGAAGAACATGGCATTAATTTTGTACGTTCCCGTATCTACGAAATCAGTCCTGCCAATGATGAAAGTGACGATTTAATCATTCGCTATGCCGATGAAGATGGATCTATTCACTATGAAACCTTTGATATGGTGGTTCTTTCCATTGGTCTGGCTCCTCCGGCAGGTGCTAAAGACCTGGGGCATGCCGCGAAACTCGAACTTGATCAATATGGCTTTTGTCGAAGCAAGGAGTTTACTCCAGGATGTAGTTCTCGACCAGGTATCTTTGTAAGTGGAGCCTTTGGTGAGCCAAAGGATATACCGGAAACCGTTGTGGACGCCAGTGCAGCTGCGGCCATGGCCTCCCGTCTGCTGGCCCCAGCCCGGGGAACCCTAACTACTAAACAAGAGTTTCCACCTGAAAAGGATGTAGTAAATAAAGCTCCGAGGGTTGGTGTATTTGTTTGTAATTGCGGCATCAACATTGGTGCGGTGGTAAAAGTTTCTGAAGTGGCGGAGTTTGCCAAAACATTACCAGGGGTTGTGCATACGGAAGAATTCCTCTTTACCTGCTCGGCAGATAACATTATCAAAATAAAAGAACGAATTGGTGAGCATGATCTGAACAGAGTTGTTGTGGCCTCCTGCACCCCAAGAACCCACGCTCCCTTGTTCCAAAGCAGTATGAAAGAGGCCGGCCTCAATCCCTATTTGTATGAGCACGCTAATATTCGGGAGCAATCCTCCTGGGTACACAGAGATCGTCCGCAGGATGCTACGGAAAAAGCCAAAGATTTAGTTAAAATGGCTGTGGCTAAGGTACGTTTACTAAAGCCAGTGCAAACTGCGTTTATCGATGTAAACCAGCGTACCTTGGTAGTTGGTGGCGGTGTGGCTGGTATGACCAATGCTCTTTCATTGGCTGAACAGGGTTATCCAGTTACGCTGGTTGAGAAAACCGATGTTCTTGGTGGACATGCCAGGGAATTGCGTTACAGCCTAACAGGCGAAGATATTCCAGCTTTTATTGCTAAGCTAAAGTCTGATGTAGAAGCAAACTTGTTAATTAACATTGAACTAAATGCTGAGGTGGATGAAGTCAGTGGTTATCTGGGGAACTATGTGACCACCCTGTTGAAGAACGATGGTACTAGGATAGAGGTCAAACATGGTGCTGTCATAGTGGCCACCGGTGCAGATGCCATGGCACCCACGGAGTACCTCTATGGAAGCAGTCCCGCTGTGCTAACGCAAACGAAATTGGAACAAAAATTGGCAGAGACGGGTCTAGGCGAAGCCAAAACCGTTGTAATGATCAACTGTGTAGGATCTAGGGAGCCAGAAAGGCCTTACTGCAGTAGAGTTTGTTGTACCCATGCCATTAAGAATGCCCTGAAGATAAAAGAGATCAATCCAGATGCAAACGTTATTATCCTCTACAGGGATATTCGTACCTATGGCTTTAAAGAAGAGTTTTATACCGAGGCCAGACGCAAAGGAGTCATCTTTATCCGCTATAACGTAGACGATAAACCAGAGGTTAGGGCCAGCGGTGATAAGGTTCTTGTGACGGTAACGGATCATGTCCTGCAACAAAAAATCAAAATAGAAGCAGATATTTTGGCCCTTGCCAATGGTATTCAGCCCCGCCCGGACATCGATCGTTTGAGCCAACTGTTTAAGGTACCCCTGAATGCTGACGGGTTCTATCTAGAAGCGCACATGAAACTTAGACCGGTGGACTTTGCAGCAGATGGCTTATATCTGTGCGGTACGGCCCATGGACCCAAGAATATTAACGAAACAATTTCTCAGGCCAATGCAGCCTCCATTCGTGCGGTAACCCTGCTATCGAAGGGGCGCCTGGAATCTTTAGGCATCACCGCTGAAGTGGATACAGAACTTTGTAAAGGTTGCGGCATATGTGTGAGTGCCTGTGTTTACGGTGCAAGGGTACTGGATGAGAGAAAGGGGATTGCTCTGGTACGGGAAGTTCTCTGTCAGGGCTGCGGGGCCTGCGTGGCAGCCTGCCCCAGCGGTGCTACCCAGCAGAAGGGCTTTGAAAAACAACAGCTGCTGGCCATGATGGATGCGGCTCTGGGATAG